A stretch of the bacterium genome encodes the following:
- a CDS encoding type II toxin-antitoxin system PemK/MazF family toxin: protein MKRGTIVLTPFPFSDLTTAKRRPAVIVSSTDENEVIVAFITSQAKKATHPTDLLVETSHPDFAATGLKKDSAIRLRKLCTVEKSIINGEIGEASQSLMHEINLKLRIALQLDETLGNEKAPTL, encoded by the coding sequence ATGAAACGCGGAACGATTGTGCTCACGCCTTTTCCCTTTAGCGATCTGACGACGGCCAAGCGCCGTCCGGCGGTGATTGTCTCGTCCACCGATGAGAATGAAGTGATTGTCGCCTTTATCACTTCCCAGGCGAAAAAGGCCACACACCCCACCGATTTGCTTGTTGAAACTTCCCATCCGGATTTTGCCGCAACCGGTCTCAAAAAAGATTCTGCCATCCGCCTTCGCAAACTTTGCACGGTTGAGAAAAGCATCATCAATGGCGAAATCGGCGAAGCTTCGCAGAGTTTGATGCATGAAATCAACTTGAAATTGCGCATAGCGCTTCAACTTGATGAAACATTGGGAAATGAGAAAGCCCCTACTCTTTAA